In one window of Ptiloglossa arizonensis isolate GNS036 chromosome 5, iyPtiAriz1_principal, whole genome shotgun sequence DNA:
- the Hdac3 gene encoding histone deacetylase 3, producing MSYNKKVSYFYNPDVGNFHYGPGHPMKPHRLAVIHSLVLNYGLHKKMQIYRPYRASTHDMCRFHSDEYVEFLQRVTPQNLQGYTKYLSHFNVGDDCPVFEGLFDFCSMYTGASLEGATKLNNNCCDIAINWSGGLHHAKKFEASGFCYINDIVIAILELLKYHARVLYIDIDVHHGDGVQEAFYLTDRVMTVSFHKYGNYFFPGTGDMYEIGAESGRYYSVNVPLKEGIDDGSYVQVFKPVISHVMEFFQPTAIVLQCGADSLANDRLGCFSLSTKGHGECVKFVRDLNIPLLTVGGGGYTLRNVARCWTYETSLLVDEQISNELPYTEYLEYFAPDFTLHPDVVTRQDNANSKQYLEAITRHVYDNLKMIQHSPSVQMQDVPCDALPPEEERQPEPDPDSRQNVQDTDKIVEPANEYYSGEKDQDKMDVSES from the coding sequence atgaGTTACAATAAAAAAGTATCATACTTCTACAATCCAGATGTTGGAAACTTTCATTATGGACCTGGACATCCAATGAAGCCTCACAGGCTTGCAGTGATTCACAGTCTAGTACTTAATTATGGTTTACACAAGAAGATGCAAATCTATCGACCATATCGTGCCAGCACTCATGACATGTGTCGTTTTCATTCAGATGAGTATGTGGAATTTCTACAAAGAGTGACGCCACAGAATCTACAAGGATACACAAAGTACCTTAGCCACTTCAATGTGGGGGATGATTGTCCTGTTTTCGAAGGACTTTTCGACTTTTGTTCTATGTATACTGGTGCTTCCTTGGAAGGAGCTACCAAGTTAAATAATAATTGCTGTGACATTGCTATCAATTGGAGCGGTGGACTGCATCATGCAAAGAAATTTGAGGCTTCTGGTTTTTGTTACATTAATGATATTGTTATAGCAATTTTAGAGCTGTTGAAATATCATGCCAGAGTTCTTTACATAGACATAGATGTTCACCATGGAGATGGAGTTCAAGAAGCATTTTACTTGACAGACAGAGTGATGACTGTATCTTTCCACAAATATGGAAACTATTTCTTTCCTGGTACAGGAGACATGTATGAAATAGGAGCAGAGAGTGGAAGATACTACTCTGTTAATGTACCATTAAAGGAGGGTATTGACGATGGATCTTATGTTCAAGTATTCAAACCTGTTATATCACATGTAATGGAATTCTTTCAGCCAACGGCAATAGTTTTACAATGTGGAGCTGATTCTCTTGCAAATGATCGTCTTGGGTGCTTTAGCTTGAGTACAAAAGGCCATGGAGAATGTGTAAAATTTGTGAGAGACCTAAATATACCACTACTTACTGTAGGGGGTGGTGGATATACACTACGTAATGTTGCACGTTGCTGGACTTATGAAACCTCTTTACTTGTTGACGAACAAATCAGCAATGAACTGCCTTATACTGAATATTTGGAGTATTTTGCACCAGATTTCACGTTACACCCAGATGTTGTAACCAGACAGGATAACGCGAATAGTAAACAATATTTAGAAGCTATTACAAGACATGTGtatgataatttaaaaatgatacaaCATTCTCCAAGTGTTCAAATGCAAGATGTTCCATGCGACGCACTGCCACCCGAGGAAGAGAGACAACCAGAACCAGATCCAGACTCTAGACAAAATGTACAAGATACTGATAAAATAGTTGAACCAGCTAATGAGTATTATTCGGGAGAAAAAGATCAGGATAAGATGGATGTAAGTGAATCGTGA
- the LOC143146993 gene encoding uncharacterized protein LOC143146993 has protein sequence MRPDSRSVSFTFHREVLSVKNSPEITKDSKNLRRRLQDRFEKEKSSDSCKEKSSKDKQAGDRSWNNLSLGNMSADSRRALRSGAEKLSKTISSMRTTFGTISQKFKSSTRRRQRLEEQQSPNSMCKMQTPQTRSRQLLGRTPTKLYSPFGIESPRHAWDKENNETPVHTPAGVNTRYIQCRPFRFTRKGFSMLR, from the exons ATGCGACCGGATTCGCGTAGTGTCTCGTTTACGTTTCACCGGGAAGTTCTGAGTGTCAAAAATTCACCGGAGATAACGAAGGACTCGAAGAATTTAAGACGACGTCTTcaagatcgtttcgaaaaagagAAGTCCAGTGACTCGTGCAAAGAGAAATCGTCGAAGGACAAGCAAGCAGGCGATCGAAGTTGGAACAATTTATCACTTGGAAATATGTCAGCGGATTCTAGACGCGCACTACGGAGCGGAGCTGAGAAATTGTCCAAAACCATATCTTCTATGCGTACAACTTTTGGGACCATCTCTCAG AAATTTAAAAGTTCAACACGCAGACGGCAAAGATTGGAAGAGCAGCAATCGCCAAATAGTATGTGCAAGATGCAGACTCCACAAACACGCTCTCGTCAACTTTTAGGACGAACACCGACAAAACTTTATAGTCCTTTTGGCATTGAATCACCCAGGCACGCATGGgataaagaaaataatgaaacaccAGTACACACACCTGCAGGAGTCAACACACGATATATCCAATGCAGGCCATTTCGTTTTACAAGAAAAGGATTCTCTATGTTGAGATAA